The following is a genomic window from Citrifermentans bemidjiense Bem.
CTCACCAACCCGCGCAGCGCCACCAGAGAGCAGATCGAGGAGATCTACCGCAACGCCATGTAAGTGCGGCCGAGGCCGCGAAGGAAAGAACGTGAAGAACAGGGGCAAACTGCTGGAGCAGTTGACGGGGGTCGATTCCTCCAAGCTCAACTACTACGTCGAGCTCAAAAAGAGAAACCAGGACGTGCTGAAGCAAAACAGCCGCCTGGAGATCCTGCAGCAGCTCACGCGCGACATGAACATCGACATGTCCATCGGCGACATCATCGAAAGGACGTTCAAAAAGCTCCCCGAGGCGCTCCCCTGCGACTTCCTGGGGCTGGCGAAGTTGAGCGACGGCAAGTTGAAGCTGATCGCGGTCGCCCCCAGGGAATTTTCCACGCTCGGTTTCATACCCAAGGAGTCCGTCCTCTGGGACGCGTTCCGGGACAAGGGGGCGACCAGCTACGAACCGGCCGACGACCCCCTTTGCTTTGCCCAGATTGCCGCCGAACATCCCCTGACCCTGCGCTCCCTGGCCGCGGCGCCGCTTTTCGAGCGCTCCTCGGTCAACGGGCTGTTGCTTTTGGGAAGCGCGCTCGAGTCCGCCTACGAGGGGGCGGAGCTGAACTTCGTGCAGCACCTGGCCGACCAGCTCGCCATCAGCATGCAGAACGCGCGGCTCTACAAGCAGGTTTCCCGCGCCAAGAAGGAGTGGGAGGCGACCTTCAAGGCCGTGACCGACCCCATCTTCCTGATCGATACCGATTACAACGTGCTTTTGCACAACGACCGTCTTCCCCCCGGCATGGCCGAGATGTGGAACAGCTCCATCAGCAAGAAGTGCTTCGCGAAGATGCGCGGCGAAAACGGGCCCTGCCGCAACTGCCCCATCCAGGAGATCAAGGAGACCGGCAACCCCGTGTTCCAGCAGTGGAACACCCCGCAGGGCGAGTGCCTGGATATGTCCTATTACCCGGTCTTCAACGAGGAGAAGCAGCTCTCCGCGGTCACCATCATCATGAAGGACGTCACCAAGAGGCTGAAGATGGAGGCCCAACTGGTGCAGTCGGCCAAGATGGTGGCCTTGGGCGTCATGGCGGCGGGGGTGGCGCACGAGCTGAACAGCCCGATGACCGTGATCATCGGGACCGCCCAGATGCTCGCCAGGGAGATGCAGCAGGAAGGGGATTCCGAAGGGGCCGAGGCCTTGTCCGACATCATCAACTGCGGCCTGCGCTGCAAGAGGATCATCCAGAACCTCCTTACCTTCTCGCGCCAGGACCAGGTCCCGGTCATGGCTATCGATCTGAACGCCGAGGTGGAGCGGGTGCTCGACATGATCCAGTACCAGATCAACCGGAGCCAGATCGCCATCTTCGAGCATTTCGACCGCGACATACCGATGATGAACGCGAACGGGCCGCAGATCCAGCAGGTGCTGACTAACTTCCTCATCAATGCGCGAGACGCCCTGATGGAGGTGGAAGGGAAGGAGAAGGTCATCGAGGTCTCCACCGTGCTTCGGGTCGAGGGGGAGCGGCGCTTTGCCGTCTTAAGCGTCGCCGACAACGGCATCGGCATCGCGAAGGAAAACCTCTCCAAGATCTTCACCCCTTTCTACACCAGCAAAGAGGCCTCCAAGGGGACCGGGCTCGGCCTTTCGGTGAGCCTCGGCATAGCGGAGTCCCACAACGGCCGCATCGAGGTCGACACCGAACTTGGGCAGGGGAGCTGTTTCAGGTTGATTCTTCCCGTCGACCAGCAGTAAGCAGACATATATATTGGAGCAACCATGACGGACTCATCTACTAGAATACTTATCATCGACGACGAGAGGGATGTCTGCACCTTTTTCAGCCGGCTTTTGTCGCGCAAGGGGTACCAGGTGGTCACCGCCGCCAGCGAGCCCGAGGCGCTCTCCGCGTTGGAGGCGGCGCAGTTCAGCGTGGCGCTCGTAGACCTGAAGCTCCCCGACACCGACGGCATCACCCTGCTGGAGATCATCAAGTCGCGGCAGCCCGCCTGCGAGGTCATCATCATGACCGGGTACTCCACCGTCAAGACGGCGGTCGCCGCCATGCAGCTCGGTGCCTACGAATACCTGGAAAAGCCCTTCGACGACATCGACCAGATCGAGCAGTTGGTCGGCAGGGCCGCTGGTTCAGGCGCAAGCCTCCTGAGAGGGGACAACTCCCACGACGAGTGGGCCGAAGTGGCCCAGGGGGTAGGTTTCAGGGTCGGGAGCTCTCCGTCCATGAAGAGGATGGTCTCACTCGCCTACAAGGTCGCCGGCAAGGACATCAGCGTCCTGATCCAGGGGAAGACCGGCACCGGGAAAGAGGTGCTGGCCCGCTTCATCCACGCCGCCTCCTGCCGCGCCGGGCAGCCCTTCATCCCGGTCAACTGCGGCGCGCTACCCGAGAACCTCCTGGAGGGCGAACTCTTCGGGCACGAAAAGGGCGCCTTCACCGGCGCCAACCAGACCCGCCGCGGCATCTTCGAGCTCGCCAACAACGGGACGCTCCTCTTGGACGAGATCGGGGACGCGACACCGCAGATCCAGGTCAAACTTTTGCGCGTCTTGGAAACCGGCGAGTTCATGAGGGTAGGGGGGGAGCGCCCCATAAGGACCGACGTCAGGGTGATAGCCGCGACCAACGTGGACCTGGAGCAGGCCATTGCCGAGAAGAGCTTCCGCGAGGACCTCTTTTACCGCCTGAACGTGGTGCGGCTGGAGATACCGTCTCTTAGCGCCCGTTCCGAGGACATCCCGCTTTTGGCCGAGCATTTCGTGCACCAGATAAATCGCGAACTGAAGCTTGCCGCGGGAACCTTGCGCATGCTGCAGGGGTACGCCTGGCCTGGGAACATCCGCGAACTGGCTAACGTGATGAGGCGGGCCGTGGTGATCTGCAACGGCGACACCATTCTTCCCGAGCACCTGGGTGGGACCTTTCTCGCGGGACCCACGGCACCGGAGCGGGGGAGTGCGGCGAAAACAATCCAGCAACCGGACCGCAGCAGGCTGCAGGCTACACTCCTGGAGCATTGTGACAGCGCTGAAGAGCTGGAGCGGCTGGATGCCGAAGAGCTGAACCGGCTTTTGGATTCGTTGCGCCAGGCGCAGTCGAACCTCCTCGGCGTTATGCGCAAAAAGAAGATCGTTCCGGCCCTGCACGCGCTGAAGGATTCCGAAGCCGAGACCATCAAGGAAGCGCTGGCGCAGTACGACGGCAACATCACCGAGGCCGCGAGGGCGCTGGGGATAGCCCGCAACACCCTCTACAGAAAGATCAAGGAGCTGGGGCTGCCGGGAAGGTAGCCGCTCCAGGGGGGCTCTTCCGGGATTGCGGTGATACTAGCCCCCCTCCCGCAAGGGGAGGGGGGCTAAGAGCGGCTTTCCCCGGTATTCTTCGATGAGCCTCCGGAAAAAAAGCCGGCGTTGCAAAAAGCCGGCTTTTTCTGTATAGATGAACCCGCTCCGGCCTTATCCAACGGCGCCGGGTTCTGGTCCTGGAGGGCGCAGTATTGAAGGCAACCCTGTTGAAACGACTCGACGCCGCGGTGGGTCCGCTCTTTACCCGGCTCCTTCCCAAGAGGCGTTTGCCCGACACTCACTTTTCCCCCCGAAGTTTCCTGGTCATCCGTCCCGGCGGCATCGGCGACGCGGTCCTCCTGGTCCCGGCGTTGTCGGCGCTGCAAAAAGCTTTTCCCGGCTGCCGCATCGACGTTCTCGCCGAAAGCCGCAATGCCGCCGCCTTTCTCATGTGCCCCGGGCTGAACCGGGTGTACCGCTACGATTCCCTCTCCGACATAACGGCTTTGTTCAGCACCTCTTTCGACGTGGTGATCGACACCGAGCAGTGGTACCGCCTCTCCGCCGTGATCGCGAGGCTGGTCGGCGCCCTGCGCTCCATCGGGTTTTCAACCAACGACCGGGGGAGGCTCTTCACCGACCCCGTGCCTTATCCCTTGCAGGATTACGAACTCATCTCCTTCTTCAAGCTCCTAGCCCCGCTGGAGGTGCAGCCCCCCAAGGAATCTGCGGCTCCCTTCCTCCAACTCCCCGCCGGGGCGAAGGAAGGGGCGCGGCGGCTCTTGGCCCCGCTGGCGGGGAAGGCGTTTGTCGCCATTTTCCCCGGAGCTAGCGTACCCGAGAAGCAATGGGGGAGGGAGAACTTCCGGCAGGTGGCGGAGAGCTTAACCGCGGCGGAGATCGCGGTGGTGGTGGTCGGCGCCGACGACGCCCGCGCCTCGGGCGACTTCATTGCCCGCGGCGGTCTTGCCCTGAACCTGGCGGGTAAGGGGGGGCTCATGGAAAGCGCCGCTGTCCTCGCCGAGGCGCGGGTCCTTTTAAGCGGCGACTCAGGGCTTTTGCACATCGCCGCAGGGCTTGGCACCGCGACCGTTTCGCTTTTCGGCCCCAGCGACGCGGCCAAGTGGGCTCCCAAGGGCGAGCGGCACACGGCATTTTCTTCGTCCCTTTCCTGTGCTCCCTGTTCCAGGTACGGAACCATCCGCTGCAGCACCGGCGCGCGCTGTCTCGACGC
Proteins encoded in this region:
- a CDS encoding GAF domain-containing sensor histidine kinase — encoded protein: MKNRGKLLEQLTGVDSSKLNYYVELKKRNQDVLKQNSRLEILQQLTRDMNIDMSIGDIIERTFKKLPEALPCDFLGLAKLSDGKLKLIAVAPREFSTLGFIPKESVLWDAFRDKGATSYEPADDPLCFAQIAAEHPLTLRSLAAAPLFERSSVNGLLLLGSALESAYEGAELNFVQHLADQLAISMQNARLYKQVSRAKKEWEATFKAVTDPIFLIDTDYNVLLHNDRLPPGMAEMWNSSISKKCFAKMRGENGPCRNCPIQEIKETGNPVFQQWNTPQGECLDMSYYPVFNEEKQLSAVTIIMKDVTKRLKMEAQLVQSAKMVALGVMAAGVAHELNSPMTVIIGTAQMLAREMQQEGDSEGAEALSDIINCGLRCKRIIQNLLTFSRQDQVPVMAIDLNAEVERVLDMIQYQINRSQIAIFEHFDRDIPMMNANGPQIQQVLTNFLINARDALMEVEGKEKVIEVSTVLRVEGERRFAVLSVADNGIGIAKENLSKIFTPFYTSKEASKGTGLGLSVSLGIAESHNGRIEVDTELGQGSCFRLILPVDQQ
- a CDS encoding sigma-54-dependent transcriptional regulator, giving the protein MTDSSTRILIIDDERDVCTFFSRLLSRKGYQVVTAASEPEALSALEAAQFSVALVDLKLPDTDGITLLEIIKSRQPACEVIIMTGYSTVKTAVAAMQLGAYEYLEKPFDDIDQIEQLVGRAAGSGASLLRGDNSHDEWAEVAQGVGFRVGSSPSMKRMVSLAYKVAGKDISVLIQGKTGTGKEVLARFIHAASCRAGQPFIPVNCGALPENLLEGELFGHEKGAFTGANQTRRGIFELANNGTLLLDEIGDATPQIQVKLLRVLETGEFMRVGGERPIRTDVRVIAATNVDLEQAIAEKSFREDLFYRLNVVRLEIPSLSARSEDIPLLAEHFVHQINRELKLAAGTLRMLQGYAWPGNIRELANVMRRAVVICNGDTILPEHLGGTFLAGPTAPERGSAAKTIQQPDRSRLQATLLEHCDSAEELERLDAEELNRLLDSLRQAQSNLLGVMRKKKIVPALHALKDSEAETIKEALAQYDGNITEAARALGIARNTLYRKIKELGLPGR
- a CDS encoding glycosyltransferase family 9 protein, which codes for MKATLLKRLDAAVGPLFTRLLPKRRLPDTHFSPRSFLVIRPGGIGDAVLLVPALSALQKAFPGCRIDVLAESRNAAAFLMCPGLNRVYRYDSLSDITALFSTSFDVVIDTEQWYRLSAVIARLVGALRSIGFSTNDRGRLFTDPVPYPLQDYELISFFKLLAPLEVQPPKESAAPFLQLPAGAKEGARRLLAPLAGKAFVAIFPGASVPEKQWGRENFRQVAESLTAAEIAVVVVGADDARASGDFIARGGLALNLAGKGGLMESAAVLAEARVLLSGDSGLLHIAAGLGTATVSLFGPSDAAKWAPKGERHTAFSSSLSCAPCSRYGTIRCSTGARCLDAAPTEVTAAVLRLCKWR